ggttcgatcccagctccgggtgactgtctgtgaggagttggtgtgttctccccgtgtccgcgtgggtttcctccgggtgctccagtttcctcccacagtccaaaaacacatgttgcaggtggattggcgactcgaaagtgtccgtaggtgtgagtgtgtgagtgaatgtgtgtgtgtctgtgttgccctgtgaaggactggcgtcccctccagggtgtattcccgccttgcgcccaatgattccaggtaggctctggaccccccgcgaccctaaattggataagtggttacagataatggatggatggatggaaatacaAAGGCAGATCACTTAAACAGGACGTGGAGGCTTCAAATTCACCCTTAACCTTTTCTCTCGCCAAATATAGCTAAAATGTTCAGCTATAGTTTTAAGAATTTCACACAATACTGAGCATATAATTCACACAtgcaaggaaaaaaaatactctaGAGGATCCAACCCAGAGAATGCTTTccgaattaaatgtaaacatatttgttaaaacatttaaacatgcCAGATTAGATACTATACTATCCTATACTAACAAACCACCTGTATTCACCAAGCATCTCAGCTGATTTAAGGTCAGGGtgctatattttttttattgtcaggAACAAGATCATCATTTCAACAAAAAGAAGCTTCATAAATACACACCCTAATGTAGTTATAAAAGTATTATTGTAGCATCTTAATGTGGCAGAACTAGACTATGCACAGCAGTAACCCCACATCAACAACAAGTAAAAAGGTTGCAGAGGATTTGGTGCACATTTAAAGTTCACAGTTTTCCATTTCCAATAATTTAAGATGTTTCTGTATGACATTCAGTCAAGTGCATTTCAATAATTAATATACAGTGGATAGGAAGCACTGTGGATAAGAAGAGAGAATGCTTCAGATACatcttacaaataaaatgtttaatgtgCAGACTACCAATATAAAGAGATAAACTAATGTGAGTGTAAAAGATTTTTACAGATGTGTATCAGaaagaaaatttaaaatattctacTGCTCATCTTCATCCTATTGGAAACCACAAGAATACAGTGACCaaaaaaaatgctgaatttGGCTGCAGTGAAGGGTTGGAGATCCTTTGACGAGTTATTAAGTCATTATAAAATAGGCATCTTTTCTGCTGCCCTTGACTAGTCCTCTCTCAGATAGGCCTCTGGAACGTCCTCTTCTTGTGTTGCAATCTGTAGCCTAATACTATCCTCTGCTTTACTCTCTTTCAGCTCTTTCTCTGCCTCAAGAGAACACTTTTGAGCTTGCTGTATGTGTAACTGAGAAATCTGCAGGTTATTCTGAGCTGCAGCTGCAGCTTGGTCTGCCCCTGAAGCAAAAAATATTGGCAAATTATGATCACATgggggaaatgtgtgtgtgtgtgtgtgtgtgtgcacaaaatGGAGTTTACAGTGGAAAGAGCAAAAACCTAGGTTTTTCACTAAATTATTATAAAACTATTTTGCCCTCAAAATATATTATGTATGCCTACATCAATTAACCTACTGACAAAGAAGTTTGATGCTGCTTTAGTACGATATTCagtatacatttaataaacatatatacacatacattttcAAGCACTAAATTAAGTCTATATTCTATGAAAACTATGCTGAACAACCTGAAAATTTGGATTTATATTGTTATTGGGTTGTGCTGTTTAAATTACCGCCTGAAAATCTGGTAAATGTCATATTACCAGTTTTCACATGGACACATTAAAATGTCCTACCTGCATTAAATGCAGCTTCAGCAGCCAGCTCTGAGAGGTTGACTGCAGTCTTCCAGCTTGTTGCAAATTTTTTGCAGTCCTTCTTTCGGTCAATGATCTAAATCAAATAGAAGTATGCACTTAAATTACACATGCATCCTTTCACGAATGAAGAAAACACTGTACAATACATGTTTACTGAAAATATTTCTTGCTGCAATTGTTCTTGCCCCAAGGACTGAAAATGTTGTTGAACTGACTGgaacaaatatgtttttctttgggaaTTGTTACCTCTTGACGCTTGCAGACTATCATCTGCCACAATGTGTTCTCTTGTGTAGGGTTAAACTTTCTGATATTGGCTACATAGCCTTTGTGAAGTTTAATAAGGGTATGGATTGTCTGGAGaatgaaagcaaaaacaaaaatattacaatatgtCTATGTTTATGCCacgttatttgttttttaatagcTGGTTTAAATTAAAAACTGTGACTAAATCTGGTACAGCTGATTTGAAATGCCTAAAATACCACACTTAACATAAGAATGAGTGGTGACACAGTTGTACTTACATTGGTATACTCATTGAGAGAGTCCACTAGTGCCATAGTAGTTTGAGACAGGTAACTGTTGACACTGTCAGTAACCAGTGATGATGCCCTACGGATTAAGGCTTCATGGGTTACATTATCCTGTACATGAACACAACATAGATGGGTGAGGACTTCACCTTTAAAACTCAGCTTTGAGGTTAGGAAATAGGAGGGAAACCATGCGGTCACGTGAATAAgtattcatattttttaaaacacaacatTGGACAGCAGGTTTAACAACCTGTATCTCTAATCATCCTGGTCTGTACCCTCTTTATGATTCAGAAAGACTATTATGAACACTGAAATCTTGGAAATCTATCAAACCTGCACAAAGGGAACAGCACACAATCCACCTGATACGCTTAGAGAAATCCAGTTTCTCCTGATTAAAGACGGCATTCTGCCAAATATGTGGCGGCTTCTGCTGGTGGTGCCCAACAAGCCTGCTGCAAAGCTGTGAATGAAAACAATAGTTAATACTTTATTAGCCATTTTTCAAAGGAGGGACTTTCACGGGACTATGTCAGAGCAGGTTGTAACTGGATggcagatcattctcagcactgcagttacaggttatgttttgtttaataaaatgacatatGCAgcatttaccataaaatgacaaaagagggGAGTATATCTAAAacttgaattacaattatatgtattgatatttataatattatatatttatataaatatattcaatatttaaCCTAGCACATTTaagttttattaaaatttgAAATAAGAAAAATGCAATATTATGGAGAAAACCATGTAGAAGCAAAAACTTAATAGATTCATATTTCCCTGGGTATTTTGAGGCTACTACTTTTACTCATGAATATCTTTAAGACAGATAGATAGTtgtgtttttttcatttcatttaataattcttctgtttttcagggGTTGAGTTTGTGTTGTTGGTTCAGCCACTACGCCGACGTATAAATTCTATAATGATTTTAGGACttaaaacctttttattttaggctgaaaaaatccaaaaagaaaagaacacagcGAGACACATTTCAGTTGCTGTGTGTCTGATCAAATGGTGTTTTCTTTTCGAAATAACCGAAGAAACAATGGTTTTACGTGAAAATGGTTTAAGAAACTCTAGGTACTTTTGGAAAAGCTACCTCACTGTTCTTTAAAATGATCAGGAATTTAAACCAGAAAGCTCAGACAACGTAACGTTACTGAGAATCCTCGTTTCAGCGCtgtgtttacagtaaaataaataggAAGTAACCAGTACCTCAGCGTACTCGACTATATAATAACAACGTCTCAATATGGCGATAATTTGAAGTACGCATTTCTGCCGTTGGCGCAGTATAGGTTTTAAACCCAAAATATAATTTATCTCACttttgtaaatgaataaaaacacatacCAACCGAGAGCAAACACCCTTCTCC
This genomic interval from Hoplias malabaricus isolate fHopMal1 chromosome 15, fHopMal1.hap1, whole genome shotgun sequence contains the following:
- the diablob gene encoding diablo, IAP-binding mitochondrial protein b isoform X2, whose protein sequence is MPSLIRRNWISLSVSGGLCAVPFVQDNVTHEALIRRASSLVTDSVNSYLSQTTMALVDSLNEYTNTIHTLIKLHKGYVANIRKFNPTQENTLWQMIVCKRQEIIDRKKDCKKFATSWKTAVNLSELAAEAAFNAGADQAAAAAQNNLQISQLHIQQAQKCSLEAEKELKESKAEDSIRLQIATQEEDVPEAYLRED
- the diablob gene encoding diablo, IAP-binding mitochondrial protein b isoform X3; protein product: MAMFRRRVFALGCFAAGLLGTTSRSRHIFGRMPSLIRRNWISLSVSGGLCAVPFVQDNVTHEALIRRASSLVTDSVNSYLSQTTMALVDSLNEYTNTIHTLIKLHKGYVANIRKFNPTQENTLWQMIVCKRQEIIDRKKDCKKFATSWKTAVNLSELAAEAAFNAGELRCGKAPKKRTTQTVACPE
- the diablob gene encoding diablo, IAP-binding mitochondrial protein b isoform X1; the protein is MAMFRRRVFALGCFAAGLLGTTSRSRHIFGRMPSLIRRNWISLSVSGGLCAVPFVQDNVTHEALIRRASSLVTDSVNSYLSQTTMALVDSLNEYTNTIHTLIKLHKGYVANIRKFNPTQENTLWQMIVCKRQEIIDRKKDCKKFATSWKTAVNLSELAAEAAFNAGADQAAAAAQNNLQISQLHIQQAQKCSLEAEKELKESKAEDSIRLQIATQEEDVPEAYLRED